Proteins from a genomic interval of Lolium perenne isolate Kyuss_39 chromosome 1, Kyuss_2.0, whole genome shotgun sequence:
- the LOC127321418 gene encoding uncharacterized protein — MRNISVLEKDKSRDRAPCLEVLARLQLNGYRFRFRREAAGYKPDPRFRPFFWKGDDDDDASHGFEDEGFEDPAADLAPGSSHMEVDGHAAGHSSGTASVPVTQVALTPFNHSPRTDRGREIVARALTVSPHLVATPPPTSRASSPSRVRSFMQGRTRPVSSASPTAASSLVPDPSSSSTQTERVQTTLPLASAEYTATPGHQPTMDVSARAQVCDAAEEQLQPAGGSEPSEELATRPATLLQQPAAFGGAQQGSAQGRAVQRPSSGAGVVRMGAGTPQVLPTAAVQVGLGRSPSPPVESTSPDGAVAPSLSMKGVQVRLERSPSPPCAPPSPRGTAASHQSSVQGASSTSTPVLPVSPSASSMVHASPRSSPSPPPAAPQPQPTGPPPAMQPTVRRSGRYAVAEDGAGVTDEDVMQRAMRRKAELNLDTAGHLQMYRYSPFVVTSSADGEPRPIYGGLYTVGGYGEGYFFPTWVAA, encoded by the exons ATGAGGAATATTTCTGTTTTGGAGAAGGATAAATCTCGCGACAGAGCTCCATGCTTAGAGGTCTTGGCTCGGCTTCAGCTTAATGGTTATAGATTTCGTTTTCGTCGTGAGGCCGCGGGGTATAAGCCTGATCCGCGTTTTAGACCTTTCTTCTGGAAgggggatgatgatgatgatgcgtcTCATGGCTTTGAGGATGAGGGGTTTGAAGATCCCGCAGCAGATTTGGCACCAGGGTCATCACATATGGAGGTCGATGGGCACGCGGCTGGACACTCTTCTGGCACAGCTTCGGTACCGGTTACTCAGGTGGCTCTGACCCCGTTTAACCACTCGCCGAGGACGGACAGGGGTCGGGAGATTGTGGCGCGAGCTTTGACGGTGTCTCCACATTTGGTGGCCACTCCGCCACCTACGTCCAGGGCGTCTTCACCGTCTCGCGTTCGGTCTTTTATGCAGGGGAGGACTCGTCCCGTTTCGTCCGCTTCACCGACGGCTGCTTCCTCGTTAGTGCCCGATCCGTCTTCTTCATCAACTCAGACGGAGAGGGTACAGACGACGCTTCCTCTTGCGTCGGCGGAGTACACGGCCACCCCGGGGCATCAGCCCACCATGGATGTGTCGGCGAGGGCGCAGGTGTGTGACGCCGCGGAGGAGCAGCTGCAGCCGGCTGGTGGCTCCGAGCCATCGGAGGAGCTCGCCACCAGGCCGGCGACGCTGCTGCAGCAGCCGGCGGCCTTTGGCGGGGCCCAGCAGGGATCGGCACAGGGCCGGGCTGTGCAGCGGCCGTCTTCTGGCGCTGGCGTTGTGCGGATGGGGGCAGGGACGCCCCAAGTCCTTCCTACGGCGGCGGTGCAGGTCGGGTTGGGGAGGAGCCCCAGCCCACCCGTCGAGTCTACTTCGCCTGATGGGGCGGTGGCGCCGAGTCTCTCTATGAAGGGAGTGCAGGTCCGGCTGGAGAGGAGCCCCAGCCCACCTTGCGCACCTCCTTCGCCTAGAGGGACAGCGGCGTCGCATCAGAGCTCGGTGCAGGGGGCTTCCTCGACATCTACCCCTGTACTGCCTGTTTCTCCTTCGGCGTCGTCTATGGTTCATGCTTCACCTCGATCGAGTCCGTCTCCCCCACCAGCCGCACCGCAGCCTCAGCCCACGGGTCCTCCACCGGCTATGCAGCCGACAGTGAGGAGGAGTGGGAGGTATGCGGTGGCGGAGGATGGAGCGGGGGTCACGGATGAAGATGTGATGCAGAGAGCTATGCGGCGCAAGGCGGAGCTGAACCTCGACACGGCAG gtcatctacagatgtacaggtattctccgtttgtggttacctcttcagcggatggagaaccgagacctatttacggaggtctgtacacggttggaggatacggcgagggatactttttccctacatgggtggcagcatag